From one Chryseobacterium sp. 3008163 genomic stretch:
- a CDS encoding Na+/H+ antiporter: MIHTYVTISIAVLLSVMILVMIGQKLKVAYPIFLVIAGLIISLVPRMPHIEIEPDLVFLIFLPPILFEAAWFTSWQDFHKWRKQIFSMAFGLVFLTSVVVAYLSSSIIPGLTVAMGFLLGGVNSPPDAVAATSVLKHMKIPKKITSILEGESLINDASSLIVFKFALAAVISGQFIWRDAIGDFFIMAVGGIAIGVAFGFLFGFFLRLIPSNSNIDTVITLIVPYIMYVGAEHFHFSGVLAVVAGGLLMSYNSHCYLSHTSRIQSGNVWSVLIFLMNTIIFILIGLELPIVVAAMKDYTISEGIFYSIVIGGAIILTRLVYSYSVMYFPWFLSKKLRSENPKPDWREPFIISFAAMRGVVSLAAALSIPAFYQTGKHFRIVILFYS; encoded by the coding sequence ATGATCCATACTTACGTTACCATATCCATTGCAGTCTTATTGTCTGTAATGATCCTCGTGATGATAGGGCAGAAGCTGAAAGTAGCTTATCCTATTTTTCTGGTGATTGCCGGATTAATCATCAGCCTTGTACCGAGAATGCCGCACATAGAAATTGAGCCGGATTTAGTCTTTCTGATTTTTCTTCCACCCATTTTATTTGAAGCGGCATGGTTCACCTCGTGGCAAGATTTTCATAAATGGAGAAAACAGATTTTTTCTATGGCTTTCGGATTGGTATTTCTGACCTCAGTGGTTGTTGCTTATCTTTCATCCTCAATAATTCCTGGATTGACGGTAGCGATGGGATTTTTGTTAGGTGGTGTAAACTCTCCTCCAGATGCAGTTGCGGCAACGTCTGTTTTAAAACATATGAAAATTCCAAAGAAGATCACCAGTATTTTGGAAGGTGAAAGTTTGATTAATGATGCATCGAGTTTAATTGTATTTAAATTTGCCCTAGCTGCAGTGATTTCCGGACAGTTCATCTGGAGAGATGCGATTGGTGATTTCTTCATTATGGCAGTTGGCGGAATCGCAATTGGAGTCGCCTTTGGGTTCCTTTTCGGATTTTTTCTTAGGTTAATTCCTTCCAACTCAAATATTGACACTGTAATTACATTAATTGTACCTTACATCATGTATGTTGGTGCAGAGCATTTTCATTTTTCCGGGGTGTTAGCAGTTGTGGCAGGCGGATTACTGATGTCATACAATTCGCATTGCTATCTTAGTCACACTTCAAGAATTCAGTCCGGCAATGTCTGGAGTGTTCTTATTTTTCTGATGAATACGATTATTTTTATCTTAATTGGTCTTGAATTACCGATTGTAGTCGCTGCAATGAAAGATTATACCATTTCAGAAGGAATATTTTACAGTATTGTAATCGGTGGAGCGATTATTTTAACAAGATTGGTTTACAGTTACAGTGTGATGTATTTTCCGTGGTTTTTATCTAAAAAATTAAGGTCAGAAAACCCAAAACCTGATTGGCGAGAACCGTTTATCATTAGTTTTGCAGCGATGCGAGGAGTAGTTTCATTAGCTGCGGCGCTTTCCATTCCTGCGTTTTACCAAACGGGGAAGCATTTCCGCATCGTAATATTATTTTATTCGTGA
- a CDS encoding bestrophin family ion channel translates to MHSGKRFSAIEFIVWTKRSIYILLILAIIPTLLYYFGFTFLSFPWQPIAIMGTAVAFIVGFKNNASYSRLWEARQIYGAIINDSRSFGYILRDSLSGKNPVKVKAMFERHYAWLTALRFQLREPRAWESMNVAQFEEYAKKYEIQERTFKIEDELKKYLVEDELKYILSKKNRATQLMALQSKELSEAYANGEINDFQWSQINQQLVKFTDDQGKAERIKNFPYPRNFSSITTYLLILFIVLCLSVW, encoded by the coding sequence ATGCATTCAGGAAAAAGATTCAGCGCCATAGAATTTATAGTTTGGACTAAAAGAAGTATCTATATTCTATTGATTTTAGCAATAATTCCTACGCTTTTATATTATTTTGGATTTACCTTTCTTTCGTTTCCGTGGCAACCAATCGCAATTATGGGTACTGCAGTTGCTTTTATTGTCGGATTTAAAAATAATGCGAGTTACAGCCGTCTTTGGGAAGCCAGACAGATTTACGGAGCAATTATCAATGACAGCAGGAGTTTCGGGTATATTTTAAGAGATTCATTATCGGGTAAAAATCCGGTTAAAGTAAAAGCAATGTTTGAACGTCATTATGCTTGGTTGACGGCACTACGTTTTCAGTTGAGAGAACCAAGAGCATGGGAAAGTATGAATGTTGCTCAGTTTGAAGAATATGCGAAAAAATATGAAATTCAGGAACGAACTTTTAAAATAGAAGATGAACTAAAAAAATATCTTGTAGAAGACGAACTGAAATATATTTTAAGCAAAAAAAACCGTGCAACACAATTGATGGCTTTGCAAAGTAAAGAGCTTTCTGAGGCTTATGCAAATGGTGAAATCAATGATTTTCAATGGTCGCAGATTAATCAGCAATTGGTGAAATTTACTGATGATCAAGGCAAAGCAGAAAGAATTAAGAATTTTCCATATCCGAGGAACTTCTCTTCCATTACGACATATCTTTTGATTTTATTCATCGTTTTGTGCCTTTCGGTTTGGTAA
- a CDS encoding SRPBCC domain-containing protein, with the protein MEDSIIIKKKINAPIEKVWKALTDKNELPSWYFDIADFEAEVGQSFNFYEPGEEKKYLHTIEIIEAIPNQKLKHSWFYPNFSDEKTFVTWDLESDANGTLVTLTHEGTEKLKDLGEGFAKESFTQGWNEIIGQSLKLYLEN; encoded by the coding sequence ATGGAAGATTCAATCATTATCAAAAAGAAAATCAACGCACCCATTGAAAAAGTTTGGAAAGCATTGACTGATAAAAACGAATTGCCATCATGGTATTTTGATATTGCAGATTTTGAAGCCGAAGTTGGACAGTCTTTTAATTTTTATGAGCCGGGTGAAGAAAAAAAATATCTTCATACGATTGAGATCATTGAAGCTATTCCAAATCAAAAATTGAAACACTCGTGGTTTTATCCCAATTTTTCTGATGAAAAAACTTTTGTGACTTGGGATTTAGAGTCTGATGCAAACGGAACTCTTGTGACATTAACTCATGAAGGAACTGAAAAATTGAAGGATTTAGGCGAAGGATTTGCTAAAGAAAGTTTTACCCAAGGTTGGAACGAAATTATTGGACAAAGCCTTAAATTATATCTGGAAAATTAA
- a CDS encoding DUF2490 domain-containing protein yields the protein MFFISISAYSFAQDNSLGAWYMYFGNNKISKKLNFHNEIQYRNFNGIGDLEQLLIRTGIGYDLTENNNNILLGYGFILSQPYVKGEKTENIEHRIFQQYITKQKFGRFNLQHRYRLEERFLQDDFRMRFRYLLGLNIPVTNKEMLPKTLYVSAYNEIFLHLDSPGFDRNRVYGALGFVINKNMRIEAGYMNQIQENKNRGQIQIGFYNNIPFTRN from the coding sequence ATTTTTTTTATAAGTATTTCAGCATATTCTTTTGCACAAGATAATAGTCTTGGGGCATGGTATATGTATTTCGGAAATAATAAAATCAGTAAAAAACTGAATTTCCATAATGAAATTCAATACCGTAATTTTAATGGAATTGGTGATTTAGAGCAACTTCTCATCCGTACCGGAATTGGGTATGATTTAACCGAAAACAACAACAATATTTTACTAGGTTACGGTTTTATTTTGAGTCAGCCTTACGTTAAAGGTGAAAAAACTGAGAATATCGAACACCGTATTTTCCAGCAGTACATTACTAAACAGAAATTTGGAAGATTCAATCTTCAGCATCGTTACCGTTTGGAAGAACGTTTTTTACAGGATGATTTCAGAATGAGATTCCGTTATTTATTGGGTTTAAATATTCCTGTTACCAATAAAGAAATGCTTCCAAAAACTCTGTATGTTTCTGCCTATAATGAGATTTTTCTGCATTTAGATAGTCCGGGTTTCGATAGAAATCGTGTTTATGGTGCTTTAGGATTCGTTATCAACAAAAACATGAGAATCGAAGCTGGCTACATGAATCAGATTCAGGAAAACAAAAACCGAGGACAGATACAGATTGGTTTTTACAACAATATTCCGTTCACAAGAAATTAA
- a CDS encoding DUF1398 domain-containing protein, with translation MKFTIEEIKAEHQKVKSGADFPKYIQAIKNLGVSHYTAYVSDGNTEYFDTENHSAKTGSKYDVLQILENLNLENFKIQLKLHQQGGTDYMTFCKDCAENGVEGWKMDLNDMTCTYFDKKGKDILVEKVPS, from the coding sequence ATGAAATTCACAATTGAAGAAATCAAAGCAGAACACCAAAAAGTAAAAAGCGGAGCAGATTTTCCTAAATACATTCAGGCTATAAAAAATCTTGGTGTTTCACATTACACGGCTTATGTTTCAGACGGGAACACAGAATATTTCGATACAGAAAATCATTCAGCAAAAACAGGAAGTAAATATGATGTTTTACAAATTTTAGAAAACTTGAATCTTGAAAATTTTAAAATTCAGTTAAAACTTCATCAGCAAGGCGGCACAGATTACATGACTTTTTGTAAAGACTGTGCAGAAAATGGAGTGGAAGGCTGGAAAATGGATTTGAATGATATGACCTGCACTTATTTTGACAAAAAAGGAAAAGATATTTTAGTAGAAAAAGTTCCTTCTTAA
- the eco gene encoding serine protease inhibitor ecotin, with product MKFLKAISVVLMMFVVGNVSAQKMKKEKFEKLQIDMFPKAKEGFKQVYIQLPIAKNESDLKVEFFVGVEKLLDCNKHFLMGKVTTQDLQGWGYNYYEVESNGETGGTLMGCPDQKKTKKFVSLQPEIVRYNSKLPLVFYVPKDMEVRYRVLRPDAAMKKAVQK from the coding sequence ATGAAATTTTTAAAAGCAATATCTGTAGTATTGATGATGTTTGTAGTAGGCAATGTTTCTGCTCAGAAGATGAAAAAAGAAAAATTTGAAAAGCTTCAAATCGATATGTTTCCAAAAGCTAAAGAAGGATTTAAGCAAGTGTATATTCAATTGCCTATCGCAAAAAACGAAAGTGATTTAAAAGTCGAATTTTTTGTTGGTGTTGAAAAACTACTTGATTGCAACAAACATTTTCTGATGGGGAAAGTAACAACTCAGGATTTGCAAGGTTGGGGTTATAACTATTATGAAGTAGAATCTAACGGTGAAACGGGCGGAACTTTGATGGGTTGTCCGGATCAGAAGAAGACGAAGAAATTTGTTTCTTTACAGCCTGAAATTGTAAGATACAACAGCAAATTGCCTTTGGTTTTCTATGTTCCTAAAGATATGGAAGTCCGTTATAGGGTTTTACGACCTGATGCTGCGATGAAAAAAGCAGTTCAGAAATAG
- a CDS encoding VOC family protein: MATVNVYLTFNGNCRQAFEFYKSVFGGEFPYIGTFGEMPPQEGKEMPDEEKDKIMHVTLPISKETVLMGSDTGGEWASSLKVGNNFSVSINADSKEEADKLFNGLSKGGQVTMPLADTFWGAYFGMFADQFGINWMVNYDDPAKMQQHP, translated from the coding sequence ATGGCAACAGTAAACGTTTATCTTACATTCAACGGAAATTGCAGACAGGCATTTGAATTTTACAAATCAGTCTTTGGCGGTGAATTTCCATACATCGGAACTTTTGGCGAAATGCCTCCGCAGGAAGGAAAAGAAATGCCTGATGAAGAAAAAGACAAAATCATGCATGTTACCCTTCCGATTTCTAAAGAAACAGTATTAATGGGAAGCGATACAGGTGGAGAATGGGCTTCAAGTCTAAAAGTGGGAAACAATTTTTCAGTTTCAATTAATGCAGATTCTAAAGAAGAAGCAGATAAATTATTCAACGGATTATCTAAGGGCGGACAAGTTACTATGCCTCTTGCAGATACTTTCTGGGGTGCATATTTCGGGATGTTTGCCGATCAGTTTGGCATCAATTGGATGGTTAATTATGACGATCCTGCGAAAATGCAGCAACATCCTTAA
- a CDS encoding DUF1569 domain-containing protein has translation MENVFDAKDAQNYINRINNLVEDTHGLWGRMTVDQMLAHCCISYEMVYEPEKHKKPGAIAKFILKSFVKSKVVGDKAYPRDSPTAPQFVITGRRNFDDEKKRLIGFIQKTQQLGASAFHEKESFSFGKLKSDEWNNMFAKHLNHHLSQFGV, from the coding sequence ATGGAAAACGTATTTGATGCGAAAGACGCTCAGAATTACATCAATAGAATAAATAATTTAGTGGAAGATACACACGGTTTGTGGGGCAGAATGACGGTCGATCAGATGTTGGCACACTGTTGTATCAGTTACGAAATGGTTTACGAACCGGAAAAACATAAAAAACCGGGAGCCATCGCAAAATTTATCCTAAAATCATTTGTGAAGTCTAAAGTGGTTGGCGATAAAGCTTACCCAAGAGATTCTCCAACGGCACCGCAGTTTGTAATCACAGGAAGAAGAAATTTTGATGATGAGAAAAAAAGATTAATTGGTTTTATCCAAAAAACACAACAATTGGGAGCATCAGCGTTTCATGAGAAAGAATCGTTTTCTTTCGGAAAATTAAAGTCAGACGAATGGAACAATATGTTTGCAAAACATTTGAATCACCATTTATCTCAGTTTGGAGTTTAG
- a CDS encoding VOC family protein, producing the protein MKLGAFSISLSVKDLEKSKDFYEKLGFTQMGGSMESNYLIMKNDSTLIGLFQAMFDGNMLTFNPGWDENAQNLEAFDDVREIQKHLKEHQVALEKEADETTSGPEHIFLKDPDGNMILIDQHR; encoded by the coding sequence ATGAAATTAGGAGCATTCTCCATCAGCTTAAGTGTGAAGGATTTAGAAAAGTCTAAAGATTTTTATGAAAAACTAGGCTTCACCCAAATGGGTGGAAGTATGGAAAGCAATTATTTGATCATGAAAAACGACAGTACATTGATTGGTCTTTTCCAGGCAATGTTTGACGGAAATATGCTGACTTTCAATCCGGGCTGGGACGAGAATGCTCAGAATCTCGAAGCCTTTGATGATGTTAGAGAAATTCAGAAACATCTGAAAGAACATCAGGTTGCATTAGAAAAAGAAGCCGACGAAACAACTTCCGGCCCCGAACATATTTTCCTGAAAGACCCTGACGGAAATATGATCTTAATAGACCAACATAGATAA